The following DNA comes from Melospiza georgiana isolate bMelGeo1 chromosome 10, bMelGeo1.pri, whole genome shotgun sequence.
tgttcCAAGTTCTTATAATTGTTGGGAGCAAATTAATTACCCTGTCCAGCTGTTTTACAAGTCCCAGCTGTATGTTACTGAATCGTGGGAGGAAGGATTCCCCTGCTGAAAGCAGAGTGGCTGTTTGTCAGTGGAATATTTCTGTATAAAGCTTTAGTTCCACCAAGCTCCAGCTCAGTGCTGTGTGTAAAGGAATCATACTGCGAATTTTAATGCTGTCTTTCTGAAAAGGAATTTACAGATACATGCAGTTTTGATGTAAAGCATTTCTTGTCTACCCTTCCTCCCTCgcttcccattttccccaagAATCAAGGCTATTTATTCATGGGTTCAGTCTCTAGATGAAGTTACTCACATTTGTATGCATAATGTTCCACATCCCTAAATGCATGTACTGATTATAGGGTGGTTAGAAGAgacttttctgtttcttgcCTGATAACAGGCATTAACATGAACAACAAAGAGGAGGTATATTATTTGCATGACATTCCCATCTGGATAATGAACTACAAGTTGCTTGTTCTGTTTCAGTGCATATTCAGAGCGGTAGGAGCAACTCTGTTTGCTGAGAGGATGCTCCATGTTATTTATCTGAGCTTTCTGTCTTTACTGTAACTTGCCACCTTCCTACCTTCTGCTCACCTTGACTCAGTCAGGTTCTTATATGTTCTCAGGAACAAACCCTGCAGGTTCTGTGTGTAGAAAGATGCTGCTGTGAGTGCAGAACTTGTggattttggtggttttctctGTAGGAGacagagctctgcacacagTCCAGTgtgagctgagctgccagaTCAGTGTCTTTGTGCTTGCCTTAAAACAACCAGCAGATTGGATTTTCCGATCATTTTAGTGATCATCACATGTGGATTCTTTTGCTTCCTTTCCCTGCTAAGATTGAGATTAAATCATGAGATGGTATTTCTTGTttggactcagatgtttattagttCTTATTTATAGTCTTACAAGTTGTGAGCTTTACAGTACTTCCTTCTAAGGCAAAAGTGAAATTGTATCTTTTTCTCTACAAGGCTTTTTAAGGATAAGTTgtctaattaagaaatgacacctaaattacTTTTACTTTTAAGCTTATAACTTACTAAAGTTATAAGCTTTTAAACTTATTACTAACATACTTTCTTTTATAACTAACTACTCATGCTCCACAATGCGGACTTTTTAATCTAATTAAAACCTTTCTTAAACCTATggagaagaagatgaagaagaagttAAAGAAAAAGGACTGGCTTCTGctttaaaactttcattttgctttatatatattactacATTCTAAAACCTTAAAATCTATGTTTTCTACCATGTGGTATTGCACACTTCTATCCAAACTCCACACTCATAATCTCAGTCCCATCATGCAATTTTGGAAGTTTCCTCTACGGCTTCAGGTCAAACGCAGTGTTCCCTTGGGGGTCAGTGTCTGTCAGCACAGCCAGTCTGAaatccccagcagccagggttCCAAGAGGCACAGGAGTGACCTGGTGTGCTGTTCCTTTCAGAGGAACCCCGTGGGCTCGGAGAACCCCAGCGATGTGTTCCGGTTCCTGGTGGAGGAGCGCACGCAGTGCTGCCAGTCCCGCAAGGTGCGCTACACCCACAGGGTGGACTACATCATGCAGCTCCCCGTGGCCATGGAGGCAGCCACCAACAAAGGTAACGGGGCAAACTGCTCTGCTCGACCCAGGCATGTGCCACTTTGTGCCCAGAGAGACCCCACCTGCGCTGAATCTCCTTCGTCCTGGACAGTGAAACAGTTTGTGAAAGCGTCTTCATTATGAAAATGAGCTGAACATACCAGCTAATTGATatcttttaaaaacacacactCACAAagaacaaccaaaaccaaagcccCAAATCTGCTTTCTGTTCTTTAGCAACAGAAAAATCTATTGTGGTAATAGAGAATAAGAGTATAAGGTAGCTTGTCATCTATAAATCTAAAATAACATTTGGATGTTCTGGGCTTTAGGGGAGGAGGCAAGGACCATGAAGTGTTGGATGTTTATTTAATAAGCAGGAGTGTTTTTCTCATGCCTGTGAAAAGCACCCTtgtttttaaaggagaaaattgCCAAGGAGGCTTGAACActtgggagcaggaggaaggcaCTGACAAGGTGTGGTTGCATCTGCAGTCAGTGGTGAAGAGCCTTGCAGAGTAACATAATAAATGCATGCTTGAGGTAGAAGTGAAGAGGGCATCACAGGAACATGAAGGGAGATGTGCCTCTGATTTCCTACATAATCTGAacatttaaagtattttaaaccATAAGGTTCTATTTTGATTGTTTGATGAGATCCTATGAAATACCACAAGGCAGAGAATTCTACCTACTTTTACCTAGCCTACAACTCCTTGCACTGGACAAGAAGTTTAGGAGaacttttcattctttcttcatCAGTTTCAGTGATGACTCTGTCACTTATAAAAGAACATGTTATTTCCAGGTAATGACTCAGGAGACAGATTAGTTTGTGAATTTACCATATGGCACTGCTCAGCTTACCAGTGTCAAGATATTTTCTAGATCATACATAATCCTGGCCTGTCTAAATAGTCAGATGACACAGATAGACAGCAATAACTTTCCAACTCAGATTGAGCTCTGATAAGGTGGGTGAGTGGCATTACTGTTCACATAGGATTCTGGCTGTCATGGCCAAGTTTTCATTGCCTGTGTCCTGGTATTTCCAGTTCTGTGCTTTTCCCATGAACAGAAACCTCAGAGATGTGGCTGTAAGTGTAGCTCCTGACCCCAATGCAGACAAAAAGATTTGATGTCTAGTTAAAAGTATGCAAAACTATTATTGCTAAGTAGGTTTTTGCATTTCTAAAACTTGCAGAAATAAGCCTGATGAGGAGCACATAACCATGACAATGTTCATTAGCTTCTAGTGTTGTGTGTATTTCTCAGATGAATTAATTGCCTATGAACTGAAGAGGAGAGAAGCAGAAGCTGCAAGGAGACCTCTGCCAGAGCTGGTCCGTGCCAAGATCCCATTTAGTGCTTGTCTGCAGGCCTTTTCTGAACCCAGCAATGTGGAGGACTTCTGGAGCAGTGCCCTTCAAGCAAAATCTGCTGGAGTTAAGTAAGTATGTGTCTGGCTGCCTGTTAAATACTGTGCTCTGTGCTTATCTTGTTACCTGGGCATGGTGCAAAGAGAAACACACAAATGGACAGTGAGCTCTGGCATCACATTAGTGTTGGGGCTCCTCAATGGGATGTGCAGATCCAGCCTTGCAAGAGTTGTAATGATGAACTGAGCAGGAAATTAATTGTTCTCAATGGTCAGAGTCCAAGAAGTGATTCAGTCTGGTTGTTGAGAACTTGAACTTTAAATGCTTGTAGGGTTGGATCCTTTGTGTCAAGCAGCAATAGCTCATTCAGTGTGCATGAGGTACTGGGATCTGTGCTGTTTTGGGTTCTGTTGCCTGATTTCAATGAATTCTGTTTCTTGTCCTTCCCAGGACTTCCCGCTTTGCTTCCTTTCCTGAGTACTTAGTGGTGCAGATAAAGAAATTCACCTTTGGCCTTGACTGGATACCCAAAAAGCTTGGTATGTGCTTGTTTTATTTACCTTTCTATCCCAGATAATTAATAAGATGTGCACACTGTAGTGAGGACCTGACTCAAGTAATAAGTTTGTACTGTGAAGGTCCTAATTgaatctttttcctttttacaatAAATTTAACCAATCCATCAGGTCTGTGGAGTTAAAACACAGCTTCATGTAATCTGAGCTAGTTAAATTGTGCTTTGGCATTCCATATTTCTTAAAGAGCTCTTTTCAGAAGGGGAATCCTGGCTGTTCCTGTACCTTGAGTACCAGAGTCCCCTCTCTGAAGGGGTAGGTTGCACCATAAGGTTGTTTTGCTGGCTGCAGAAGCTTagcccatttctctgctcttgTAGATGTTTCTATTGACATGCCAGATTTCCTGGATATCACTCACCTTCGGGCCAGGGGGCTCCAGCCAGGAGAAGAGGAACTCCCAGACATTGCTCCTCCCATTGTCATTCCTGATGACCCAAAAGGTATTTACTGACTTACTCTCCCCTGTATTCCCCTTTCCTTCTAGCACATGGGGATTCTCTTGAGCTATGAACAAAAACCCAGCCCTGTGCTTCTGTAATTGAAGACTCTTACAACACCCCACAGCCTTTTTGCTCCCTACTGGACAACTCTAGTCTTCCAGCTTTCCTGTTTTGGGGACTtattatagaatcacagagtttTTTGGATTGGAGGGGATCTTAAAGATCCCTTGCTATGGATAGGGACACCTTTCCCTAGAAGGTTTGATAATTGCTGTTGCTGTCCTTGGCTCTCTCCAGAGACCCTTCAGTGCATGCCCATGACTCCCTTGGTAAAGTCACTGTGCACTTCCCAggtccagcacagcacagcagtacTTAATACACAAAGGACTACAGCTTAAGAGAACAGCTTTCCAGGCATAGGCTAAGACTGTAAATTttactcattttaaaaatacaagaatTGTTCGACCctagcagctgtgcctgcatgCACAGTCCTCTTCTCTGGATGTATATGGGCTACCATTAAAAAAGCTCTATCTCAAGGAGAAGATGGCAAACAGCTGATTATAATGTTtgtggagaagaaagaaagcGAAGTGATTAAAATGctgtgctgttttttttttttttcttgaatactttttcttttatactgtttcttttattcAGAAACAAGAATATTAAATATCCTCCTTCTTTATTCCCTGAGTTTCCCTGGAGAATAAATGGTTTGTAGCAAGTAAAATCATGTTTTTATGGTGTGACCTTAGACCCAGGTGGCTGCACTTTCCCCAGATGACTGAAGTTTGAGTGCCTCAGTATTTAATATGAAGCCAGTAATGCAGCTGCTCTCATGACATGAGTGCCCCCATTTGCTTGGAGATTTATAATAATGGTGGCAGAATAACATGCTGTATGTATGTGAAAGAAAGCTAGTACCTGAAATTGTGTGCAGAGCAAGGATATGACAAACTTCAATTCCCTAAAGGTTTTAATTCCACCCCTTATCTGTGTAAGTTCCTCACAAAGGCCTGTACCTCCTTACCCTCTTGCTGAATGGACTGACCTAGTTTTACTGTAAATGCATGGGTCATggtacttttttaaaaagattctTGCTTAAGTTAGCCATCAGCTTTATTTCCTCCTGGTTTATGGTATCAGTGACACTTTGCTCTGAGCTGAGTTAGGGAAAACAATTACTGAGCAGAAATATCCCTGCTCTAATTCATGGCAAAAATATCAGGGAAACAAGGATGAAACTGCCCTGTCTCCATGAGGTCAAATATTTctatgatttaaaaaatatggaATTGTTTTACCCATATGGATCTACTTAgccttttccctgttttttccaTTGTTAATTTTCAGATCACATGATGAACCATTTCGTGGAGTGTACGTATCTCATTTTTCTACTgcttaaaaaattgttttgcttttgctcAGCTGATGGCTTCTCTCTCTTCACAGAGATGCATGAAGCCTTGCCCTGCATGCTTCCAAATAAAAGCTGATTTCTGTGCTTGTTCAGTGTTTATTCCATACGTGCAGGACTCTCTTTGAGGGTTGATATAGCCAGAATatgagctgctcctctgcctgctgctcctcaggaggATCTTGCAGTCCTGGGGGTCACAACCACTCAATCCCTCTGCACTCTGATCTCACATAAAGCTGTCTGACCCTGTCATCCAGAGGCTGCCAGATCTGGCAGCTGTTATTTCTCTAACCTGCAAGATCCTGCCTTTGAGAGGGGCTTGGTTTTGGCTGCCATCTCTAGCTGAGCTCAGCACCTGACTTCCTCACCCCTTAAAATCCAGTGCTGAgctgttttaaaagaaatagaatcCTGTAGGAATTCATCAATATTTAATGATTTGTGTGAGgatctgtgtccctgctgagacAAAAGATTATCAGTAAGTCCATAACAATGACTGTAATGCTTTGTACAAGGCTGTTGTCTGATGGCTGTGGGTTTATTGAAGTACTAAACCAAATCCAAGCAGTCTGTACTCTAATATATGGCACCGTGAGTAACAATAAGAAATATCATGCAATGGATGAAATGAGACTTTTATATTTTAGAAGGTCCTTTCTTGCAGCCCTAGATATTGATGAGTCTTCAGTAATGCAGCTGGCAGAGATGGGCTTTCCTTTGGAGGCGTGTCGGAAGGCTGTGTACTATACAGGCAACCTGGGTGCTGAAGTTGCTTTCAACTGGATCATTGCACACATGGAAGAACCAGGTCAGTCACTGGAGGCTGTAAGTTAAACTCAGCTCCTGGTTGTGGATTTTGGCAGTCAGTAGAAATTTTATAATGTGTGACAGAGAAACAACGGCTCCCCCTTCCCCACCTGGGAAACCTGGAGGTGTGAGTGAATTTTCCTAAGCTGCTTCTGGGATGTGCAGATCTTGACCATTATGTGGTGTCCTCTGCCTAGAAGAAGACAACAAACTAAGCTACACCAGAAGTCCTGTCCTCACCACTGGTGTGGGCCAGCTCTGTTTCCACCCTTTGGCTAGGTCCGTGCTGCTAAGGGGGAAGCTGACCTGTGACCAAGTGTAAGTACAAAGAATCCTGTGGTCTGGATGCTTTCCTTCCATATCAGCCTTCTCTAGCTCAGGCTGGAGCACTCATGCCATACTTGGGCTGTCTGGTGATGGACAGGGCTGCTAGATGTTCTCCACTTCCTGTGTTTCATCCGTGCAAAGTTTGGACTCATGATTCAGCACTGAGAACTCCCTTGCCAGGAAACCCCAGATTTGGTTGAGTTCACGCTTCACCATGAGCTTTTGTGTTGCTTGTGTAAATGGGGAATGAGTTTCACTTGGGCTTAGCAGACATTTTCAGATATTGAATAAGTTCATTTTACATCTGTGCACTGGGTTGTCTATTATCCTGATGCCATCATTGCTTCCATACCAATCTTCGCTGCTTTCCTGCAGTTGTTTCACTTCTGCAATGTGCTGACCTATTCCAGTCTGCTCAGTATGAGCACATGCACCTAGATATTTTGCAAAGTGCACattcattttgttgtttttaaggcTTTCCACACATCTAAGTCTGAATTTAGATGCCAGTGAAATGAACTTACATTGATTTCAGGACTGCTTTTGAGGTCCTATGTGTTGTTTGTTCGTGTTTGTTGTTGACTTCCCAGTTAAGTGAGACAGAAGAAGGAACTGATGAATGTTTGTTTGTTCCAGACTTTGCTGAGCCATTGGTCATACCTGCATTTGGAGAAGTTGCTTCCAGTGGGGCAGCTGCTTTAGGAGCTGTAGGGTTAGATAACCAGCCTCCTGAAGAGATGGTTGCAATCATCATTTCCATGGGATTCCAAAGGAATGTGGCAATTCAGGCACTGAAGGCAACAGTGAGTTCATGGGTTATTGGTAACACTGGGGCTTTGTTTCATGTTCTGTGCTTTGTGCTTGTGGGTGCTCAGATGCCTTTGAAATGTGCAAATATCCAGTTAATGGATGGTGAGCCTGCCACTATCCTGGCAAAGTGTGGCATTCCTGACTTTTCTGGAGTGGTGAAGGTGCTTTGCGTGTTTCACTGTATTGGTAAAGTGTGGAAGGCAGTGAGGAAAACATACTTGTTGGAAAATAAACTAGGTGCCTGGAGACTGTGTCTGCAAGATAAGAGCAGGGGGCTGTGGGTCTTAGTTGTGGGACTATTTCTTTTCCGTGTCAAGCATTTGCAGAGTGCTTGCTGAATACGATTTTCCAGGGAGGTAGAAATATCTTACAATTTTTAAGTGCTGTAAACATGATCCTTACTCTCTTCAAAGGCTGATGAGTGGCAGTGTGGTGTTAGAGTGTATTAAAGGCTGCTCTTTTGATTGTTTGGCAGAACAACAACTTGGAGCGTGCACTGGAGTGGATCTTCAGCCACCCTGACCCTGAGGAAGAAAGTGACCCTGCTTTGGACACCATAGATATGGAGAACAATGCCAATGCCAATATCCTTGCAGAGACAGGGTCAGAGGGACCCAGGATCAAAGATGGCCCTGGAAGTAAGTTCTGCTTCAGCTTAGACCTGGCTGCCATTCTGTTGTGTCACACCCACCCCGTTCATAGAGCTCCTTTCAGTTTTGAAAGTAGTTATTGTGGGTACTTTGGACAGGATACAGACAATTTACTTGCATTCTTGTTTCTGGGGCTGATACAGCTCTGTGGGCCACTGAGTTCTGTGGGCTGTCATTGCTCAGAAAACTCTGCTTGGACTCACTGAATAACCAGAGCCCAAAGTTTCTTGCTACCAGAGCACACAAGTCTCTCTTGGCCTAGGTTTACTTTTTGTTCTGttgctttaagaaaaaaagacaaagaaaagctAGAATATTTAAATCTTCAGAGGCTGAGCATCCTAAAGACAGCACTGCTGCTACAGACCACCTGAGTTTCTgtcctcctgtgctctgctgggcaaTTTGTTAATCCCTTCAACCAAATTCCTTATTCACAATGCCACAAGTACAGTTGGTGTCCtgcatgttttgttttcttttggttgaGATTCTCTGTCACACTGCTGCTAAATAGACCACAAGATGGGGCTGATGTACAGCAGGCAAAGTGGAGAAGAAGCTCCTGGAGGTGTCACAGCACTCGAGTACAAAAGCTCAGTGCTGGTGCTAAGGATGTCACAAAAAGTTTTTTGAAGGGTCTTTAGTGATGAGTTCTAATAACTGTAGTATGTTCTAAGCTTCTACTTCTGATCTTGAATGTAAagatttaggggaaaaaaattaccaggCAATTTGATTTTTGTGTCTGTGGTTGCTACTGTTAGATTAACATTACAAATATCAACCTTAAATATTTTGGAGACATGGGAAACATTGATTATTgctaagttaaaaaaaacccccaaacttggaataattattttttgtggTACTTAGCCTTTATAGACTGAGACTCTTTACTGAGTGCCTGAAATCCTGTTAACAaacatgattctgtgaaatagcTCCAGAAAGCCCTCTCCAGCAAAATCCAGGCCCATGTCCTTATACAATACCCTGAAAGAAGGAACCCTTTTAGTTTTAGTGGCAATTCAGGTGAATGGCATGCATGGATGGGCATCAAGAACCAGTGCTGAACTCTCCAGAGACTTTAAGCATAAAAATTGTCCTTGTGTTAAACAAGGAGCTTTCTTTCCTGTCCCCTCTTCTATGCTGAAATACAGACTTCTGTGGTTTTTGATTTATAGGAGATCTGTGATCACACATATAGACATAGCTAGTTTGTGTGCAGAATGAACTCCCTGCTTGGCACTTTCTGTGGTGCTCTCTGTGAACTGGGAATGAatctgctgttttctttcctaGCAGGGGCTGtgatcacagccctgctgtatGTGCACAGGTCTCTGTGGATTTGATTTGGATTGGTTTGATGTTTGACAGTGAATCTGAGCCACTAGTTAAGTTGGAAACATGCTGCAGTGTTAACAGAAACGGAGTTTGGGGCTGCAGAGTCTGTGCTGGGAGTGCTTAGCTGCTTCTCCAGTATTAGAAAGAACATTTCCCCTGGAGTCATCTTGCGGTGGTTGCAGTGAAATACTTAGAGTGCCATTTGTATTTCTTAAAACAGGGTATGAGCTGTTTGGGTTCATCAGCCACATGGGAACATCCACAATGAGTGGCCACTACGTTTGTCACCTCAGAAAGGAGGGAAGGTGAGTGCAGCTGGGGGAGACACATGGGATCAGCAAATGTTTGATTTCAATTGATTTGATCTGAAGAATCTGTACAGAGCAGGGCATGCTCATGGCAGACAACATGGGCTGTTACCATCTGTAGGCTTCCcaccaaaaaaatgaaaatcgTCACAGATGTGATGAGTTCTGATCCCACTGATGTCTGTGAAATGTACCATTGGCTCTCCTGTGCTGGCCATTCCAAATCTCTCCAATGCCTCAGTTTGGGGCATTGGTTCTGGATCTGGCTTAGTTTGTCTGAGCTCTTCCCAACTTCCTTTTGTTGCCATGAATAGAAAGCCATGGAACCATGGGCTGATACCAGTGCTGCTGGTACTGTGGTGCTGATCTTGGCTGTGATTCTGATATGCTCCCATTATTTGACATTGGGAATCCCTGATTTTCCTTCATTTGAGCTGTAACTACACATTCCTCTGCACatccctcctccttttccattCCTGACTCTGGCGGCTGGTTCAGCTGTTTTTCTGATCCTTTGTTCTCATTGCAATGCctaattttagattttaaaCTCTTTGAGGTTTGGGTCTGAGAAGTCTCTGATAAATCTGTGGTGATTTTTAGACTCCTGGAATGTAATCaatcttgttttcctttcagatggGTGATCTACAACGACCTTAGAGTGTGTGCCTCAGAACGACCTCCCAAAGACCTGGGctacatttatttttaccaCAGGATACCAAGTTAGGCCTCAAATCTATCACCTGGCCTTAAGAAGCCATAAGCCTTTTTAACCTGCCCAAAAAAAGCCTACAATAAAAATCTAAAACCAACAAAAGACCCCTTAACCCTTGGACTGccaaaaagcaaaggaaaccaTGGGATGTTTATAGtgtatttaaaaacaatcaTTTGATGCCGCCTTAAGTGTTAGATGGAATATTTCTATTAGGTGCTGTATAGGacattgttttaaatttatACACCTTACAGGCCATGTGGATTTCTGGTGGAGTTTGCA
Coding sequences within:
- the USP13 gene encoding ubiquitin carboxyl-terminal hydrolase 13 isoform X3, translating into MNTFLGFGREHIERHYRKTGQCVYLHLKRHLRQKVPGASGGALPKRRNAKLFLDLEISSDLSSDDFEYEDEAKLVIFPDHYEISLPNIEELPALVTIACDALLSAKSPYRKQEPDSWEEELQASKHAKTLVQLDNGVRIPPSGWKCSRCDLRENLWLNLSDGSVLCGKWFFDGSGGNGHAVEHYRDTGYPLAVKLGTITPDGADVYSFDEEEPVLDPHIAKHLAHFGIDMLQMQVTDNGLRDNDIKPRVSEWEVIQEAGVKLKPMYGPGYTGMKNLGNSCYLNAVMQAIFSIPEFQRAYVGNLPRIFDYSPLDPTQDFNTQMAKLGHGLLSGQYSKPPMKSELIEQVMKEEHKPQHNGISPRMFKAFISKGHPEFSSNRQQDAQEFFLHLINLVERNPVGSENPSDVFRFLVEERTQCCQSRKVRYTHRVDYIMQLPVAMEAATNKDELIAYELKRREAEAARRPLPELVRAKIPFSACLQAFSEPSNVEDFWSSALQAKSAGVKTSRFASFPEYLVVQIKKFTFGLDWIPKKLDVSIDMPDFLDITHLRARGLQPGEEELPDIAPPIVIPDDPKDHMMNHFVESLDIDESSVMQLAEMGFPLEACRKAVYYTGNLGAEVAFNWIIAHMEEPDFAEPLVIPAFGEVASSGAAALGAVGLDNQPPEEMVAIIISMGFQRNVAIQALKATNNNLERALEWIFSHPDPEEESDPALDTIDMENNANANILAETGSEGPRIKDGPGRYELFGFISHMGTSTMSGHYVCHLRKEGRWVIYNDLRVCASERPPKDLGYIYFYHRIPS